A genomic region of Caldilineales bacterium contains the following coding sequences:
- a CDS encoding aspartate aminotransferase family protein — protein sequence MPTIDRTHLQQLLAAEDARFIAEHPRSRALFEQARAHLHDGVPMNWMVRWASPFPVFVQEAGGTHFTDVDGRRYLDLCLGDTGAMTGHAPAAAVAAIGQQLRRGLTFMLPTEDAVWVGADLARRFGLPYWQFTLTATDANRFAIRLARQITHRPLILVYNWCYHGSVDETFITLEHGLTRPRDGNIGPAVNPALTTRVIEFNDIPSLEAALAPGDVACVLAEPAMTNIGIVHPDPGYHDALREITRRTGTLLIIDETHTICAGPGGYTATHGLQPDLITLGKPIGGGIPGAVYGFSAEVAERIRAATDYENADVGGIGGTLAGNALSLAAMRATLGQVLTQAAYDRTIPLAERFTAGVEEVIGEFGLPWHVARLGCRAEYWFCPHPPRNGAEAAAAIDHDLDRYMHLAALNRGILLTPFHNMALIAPDATETDIDHHTAVFRESVGKLVTGYW from the coding sequence ATGCCCACCATCGACCGAACCCATCTCCAACAGTTGCTGGCGGCTGAAGACGCGCGATTCATCGCCGAACACCCGCGCTCGCGGGCGCTGTTCGAGCAAGCCAGGGCGCATCTGCACGACGGCGTGCCCATGAACTGGATGGTGCGCTGGGCCAGCCCCTTCCCGGTGTTCGTGCAGGAGGCCGGCGGGACGCATTTCACCGATGTGGACGGCCGACGCTACCTGGACTTGTGCCTGGGCGACACCGGGGCCATGACCGGCCATGCGCCCGCCGCTGCCGTCGCCGCCATCGGCCAACAGCTGCGCCGCGGCCTCACCTTCATGCTGCCCACCGAGGATGCCGTCTGGGTGGGGGCGGACCTGGCGCGGCGCTTTGGGCTGCCCTACTGGCAATTCACCCTCACCGCCACCGACGCCAACCGCTTCGCCATCCGCCTGGCCCGGCAGATCACCCACCGCCCGCTGATCCTGGTCTACAACTGGTGCTATCACGGCTCGGTGGACGAGACCTTCATCACCCTCGAGCACGGCCTGACCCGGCCCCGCGACGGCAACATCGGCCCCGCCGTCAACCCGGCCCTGACCACGCGCGTGATCGAGTTCAACGACATCCCCTCCCTCGAAGCGGCCCTGGCGCCGGGCGATGTGGCCTGCGTGCTGGCCGAACCGGCCATGACCAACATCGGCATCGTCCACCCCGACCCTGGCTACCACGACGCCCTGCGGGAGATCACCCGGCGCACGGGCACGCTGCTGATCATCGACGAAACCCACACCATCTGCGCCGGGCCGGGCGGCTACACCGCCACCCACGGGCTGCAGCCCGACCTGATCACCCTGGGCAAACCCATCGGCGGCGGCATCCCCGGCGCGGTCTATGGCTTCTCGGCCGAGGTAGCCGAACGGATTCGGGCCGCCACCGACTACGAGAACGCCGACGTGGGCGGGATCGGCGGCACGCTGGCCGGCAACGCCCTCTCGTTGGCGGCGATGCGCGCCACCCTGGGCCAGGTGCTGACCCAGGCGGCCTACGACCGCACCATCCCCCTGGCCGAGCGTTTCACTGCTGGGGTCGAGGAGGTCATCGGCGAGTTCGGTCTGCCCTGGCACGTCGCCCGCCTCGGCTGCCGGGCCGAATACTGGTTTTGCCCCCACCCGCCGCGCAACGGCGCCGAGGCCGCCGCCGCCATCGACCACGACCTCGACCGCTACATGCACCTGGCCGCGCTCAACCGCGGCATCCTCCTCACCCCCTTCCATAACATGGCCCTCATCGCCCCCGACGCCACCGAGACCGACATCGATCACCATACGGCTGTCTTTCGTGAGAGTGTGGGGAAGTTGGTAACTGGTTATTGGTAA
- a CDS encoding spermidine/putrescine ABC transporter substrate-binding protein: MRTLTRLIPLFIAFTLFLAACGGNGGGGATDAKKVTSSGFECPAPNPRLEVTSKELNLFVWTEYIPQDIIDCFELVYGLKVNHDEYSANEEMYAKLSAGGANYDLVIPTDYIVPLMGRQGLLQKLDKSKLPMANFDPNYLNLPFDPNNDYTIPYQAGTDAIMVNTEAVSEPPTSFADLWKPEYAGRIVSIDDSRAVIAFTLLTLGYDPNTHDPAQLDEAKAKLAELVPNIKLFDSDSPKTALIGGDVDLGFIWTGEAVLAQKENPALQYIYPSEGPIVWQDNWAIPVSVPHLDAAYAWLNYSLQPDLFWMMLRDFPYSNPNKAALDYAKDKQPELYKTYIDSNITNTPADVLKSGHRIEDVGEATPLYDRIWTEVKGQ, encoded by the coding sequence ATGCGCACCCTGACCCGCCTCATCCCTCTCTTCATCGCCTTCACCCTGTTCCTGGCCGCTTGCGGAGGCAACGGCGGTGGCGGCGCCACGGACGCAAAGAAGGTCACTTCGTCCGGCTTCGAATGCCCGGCGCCAAACCCCAGGCTGGAGGTGACCTCGAAGGAACTGAACCTGTTCGTCTGGACTGAGTACATCCCCCAGGACATCATCGACTGCTTCGAGCTGGTCTACGGCCTCAAAGTCAACCACGATGAATACTCGGCCAACGAGGAGATGTATGCCAAACTCTCGGCCGGCGGCGCCAACTACGACCTCGTCATCCCTACCGATTACATCGTGCCCCTGATGGGGCGGCAGGGCTTGCTGCAAAAGCTGGACAAGAGCAAGCTGCCCATGGCCAACTTCGACCCCAACTACCTGAACCTGCCCTTCGACCCCAACAACGACTACACCATCCCCTATCAGGCCGGCACCGATGCCATCATGGTCAACACCGAGGCCGTAAGCGAACCGCCGACCTCGTTTGCCGACCTCTGGAAACCGGAATACGCCGGCCGCATCGTCTCCATAGACGACTCGCGCGCAGTCATCGCTTTCACCCTGCTGACGCTGGGCTACGACCCCAACACCCACGACCCGGCCCAGTTGGACGAAGCAAAGGCCAAACTCGCCGAGCTGGTGCCGAACATCAAGCTCTTCGACAGCGACAGCCCCAAGACGGCCTTGATCGGCGGCGACGTTGACCTCGGCTTCATCTGGACAGGCGAAGCCGTGCTGGCCCAAAAGGAAAACCCTGCCCTCCAGTATATCTACCCCAGCGAAGGCCCCATCGTCTGGCAGGACAACTGGGCCATCCCGGTCAGCGTCCCCCATCTCGACGCCGCCTACGCCTGGTTGAATTACAGCCTGCAGCCCGACCTCTTTTGGATGATGCTGCGCGATTTCCCCTACAGCAATCCGAACAAAGCCGCTCTCGACTATGCGAAAGACAAGCAACCTGAGCTTTACAAGACCTACATAGACTCGAACATCACCAACACCCCGGCTGATGTGCTCAAGAGCGGCCACCGCATCGAAGATGTTGGCGAAGCCACCCCGCTCTACGACCGCATCTGGACGGAAGTGAAGGGTCAGTAG
- a CDS encoding DUF2087 domain-containing protein, translating into MSHITEPQFTSRFVTILLAGQGLPKKRPDRDIVFVSAILGLDPARSYTESELNDALRRWTNRFGDSCGLDHVTLRRYLIDEGYIARDSAGAAYHLAAETAPTTFDPSISDLDLDQLLFEARSEREKRKQQYMR; encoded by the coding sequence ATGTCCCACATCACCGAACCCCAATTCACCTCCCGCTTCGTCACCATCCTGCTGGCCGGGCAGGGCCTGCCCAAGAAACGACCCGACCGCGACATCGTCTTCGTCAGCGCCATCCTCGGCCTCGACCCGGCGCGCAGCTACACCGAGAGCGAGCTGAACGACGCCTTGCGGCGCTGGACCAACCGCTTTGGCGATAGCTGTGGGCTCGACCACGTCACCCTCCGCCGCTATCTGATCGACGAAGGCTACATCGCACGAGACAGCGCCGGCGCGGCCTACCACCTGGCCGCCGAAACCGCGCCCACCACCTTCGACCCCTCGATCAGCGACCTGGATCTCGACCAACTCCTCTTCGAAGCCAGGAGCGAGAGGGAAAAGCGGAAACAGCAATACATGCGATAG